Within the Dechloromonas denitrificans genome, the region GGATAGGTTGTTTGAATGGATTGATTAGCGGAGAGCCAGCGGCGCGACGGTCAGGCGCGCTTCGCCGCCTTCTTCGCTCAGGCTGATGGTGGCAGGCTGGCGCGCCAGTTCGACGGGGACGCCTGCTTCGAAAGTCCGGTACAGGCCGGCCACGGAAACCAGTTCGGCTTCCAGGCTGGTTGTAAAAATGCGTGCCGTCTTGTCGCCGCTGGCCCCGGCCAGGGCCCGGCCGCGCAGCGGGGCATAGACGTGGATGTTGCCGTCGGCGATGACCTCGGCACCGGCGCTGACCATGGCCATGACGATCAGGTCGCTGCCGCGGGCATAGAAGCGCTGGCCCGAACGCAGCGGCTTGTCGAGGGTGACGGTGCTCGGTGCCGCTTCGCGGGCCGCTGGCGGTGCTGGCTCTTGCGGCGCGGCAACCGGGGCAGGCGCGGGCGCGGGCGTCGGCGCCGGTTCGACCGGCTTGGCGCGCGGCGCCCGGCTCAGCGCATCGCGGCCGAGCGGTGGCAGGCCGGCGGCAGACGCTGCGGCGGCCAGTGCTTCCGGCAGGCCATGGGTCGCCACGGCGGTCAGGCCCGAACTGCGAAACAGCTGGCAAATCTGCCCCCAGTCGGCACCTTCCGGCAGGTCCTCGGCATTGCTGAAATCGAGCACGGCCAGCTCGTCCTCGAAGAAATCCGGGCTGTTGCCGGTCAATTCGCCCAGTGCGGCATGCAAAGTGGCGAAATCGGTGGTCCGGAGCTGGGTCTGGATGATCTTGAGCGTCGTGCCCTTGAACTGAATCGGTGAATCTTTTGCCATGCCTGCTGCGTGTTTAGCGGAGAGGTCGCGATTATCCCACAGGCCGGCAGCAGGAATGAATATTGACCATTTCACGTCGTTGCCAGGCCGCCTGATGGTCCATGAAAATTGCGATGGCATGTGCTTTGCGGAGGCCGGCATGGCTCTGGTGCCTCCCTCTGTCGCGCCGAACCCTGTGCGATCGAAGGTAAAATGTCGGTTCAATTGAATTATCGGCGACGCCGTTGTTTCCGGCGTCACGGATGCGAACCCGATTTCCCCTTGCTGGAACCTCTCCCATGCTACAAAAGCTCTCTTCTTTCGCTGGCGTTCCGGGCCCCGTCGTCATTATCGTGATGGACGGCTATGGCATTCCCCAATCCGCTGCGGGCAGCGCCATTGCGGCGGCTCGCAAGCCGACCCTGGATCGCCTGTTCGCCGATTTTCCGAACATTCGCTTGCGGGCGCACGGCACGGCGGTCGGCATGCCGTCGGACGACGACATGGGGAATTCCGAGGTCGGCCACAATGCGATCGGTGCCGGCCAGGTCTATAGCCAGGGCGCTTCGCTGGTTGCCGACGCCATCGCCAGTGGGGCGCTCTGGCAGGGTGAGGCCTGGCAGCAGATCGTTGCCGGCGCCAAGGCCGGGCGCGGTGTAGTGCATTTCATCGGTCTGTTCTCCGACGGTAACGTGCATAGCCATATCGATCACCTGAAGGCGATGGTCGTCCAGGCCAAGGCCGAAGGCGTCAAGACGGTGCGTATTCATGCGCTGCTCGACGGCCGCGATGTGCCGGAAACCAGCGCGCTTGACTACGTCGTGCCGTTCGAGGCCTTTCTCGGCGAAATCAGTGGTGACGGCTTCGATGCACGGATTGCCTCCGGTGGCGGTCGGCAGTTCATCACGATGGATCGTTATGATGCCAACTGGAGCATGGTCGAAAAAGGCTGGAAAACACATGTGCTCGGCGAGGGGCAGCAATTCGCCACGGCGACTGCAGCGGTCAACGGCCTGCGCGAGCAGAATCAGGGCACCATCGACCAGGACCTGCCGGCTTTCGTCATTGGCGAGAACGGCAAAGCTATCGGTACCGTCGAGGATGGCGACTCGGTCGTTTTCTTCAATTTTCGTGGCGATCGCGCCATCGAAATCAGCCGGGCCTTCGAGGAAAGTGCGTTCGACAAGTTCGATCGGGTTCGGACGCCGCGCGTGACCTACGCCGGCATGCTGCAATATGACGGCGACCTCAAGCTGCCGGCCCGTTTTCTCGTCGCCCCGCCGGCGATTCGCAACACCATGGGCGAATGGTTCGGCAAGGCCGGCCTGACCCAGTTCGCCTGTTCCGAAACGCAGAAGTTCGGCCACGTCACCTATTTCTGGAACGGCAACCGCTCCGGCAAGTTCGAGGGCGAAACCTGGCAGGAAGTGCCGAGCGATGTCGTCCCCTTCGAGCAGCGGCCGTGGATGAAGGCGGCCGAAATTGCCGACGCGATGATCGCCGCGCTGCAGTCGGGCCAGTACAAGACCCTGCGCTGCAACTTCGCCAATGGCGACATGGTCGGCCACACCGGCAATTTCCGCGCGGCAACGATGGCCATCGAGGCGGTCGACCTGTCGCTGGCCCGGGTGCTCCAGGCGGTCGATGCGGCCGGCGGCGTGGCGCTGATTACCGCCGACCACGGCAATGCCGATGAAATGTACGAACTCGACAAGAAGACCAAGGAGCCGGCCCGGCACAAGGACGGCAGCTTCAAGGCGAAGACGGCGCACACGCTGAATCCGGTGCCGCTGATTCTTTACGACACGGTGAGCGGCGGCAAGTTGGGATTGAAGCAGACGGCTACCGCCGGCCTGGCTAATCTGGCGGGCACAGTTGCCAACCTGTTGGGGTTGGAGAAGCATCCGGCTTGGGAGGAGAGTCTTCTCGACTTCCGTTAGGCTGACCTGCAAATACAAAGGGCATGTACCGTTAGGTAGCATGCCCTTTTCCCCCGAGCGGGTAACTGAAGTGCCAAATGCGGCGGTCAGTCCTTACCGGTCTGAAGCTGCTGTTTAGGCGGCCTTGCGACGCTGGCGGAACAGCATGCCAGCCAGGGCGGTACCAAATAGCAGCAATGCGCCCGGTTCGGGAACATTGTTGATTTGTCCTCGGTCACCGATCACCATGTCGTCGAAGCCGAAGCGGTCGCTGCTGCTGGTGTTGCGAATGGAAACGTTGGAGTAGGTTACGCCAGTGTCGATGAAGCCCCAGAACAGTACATTGCCGTCGTTGATTCCGCCCGCATTCTGGATGATATTGAAAGTGGTGACATTGTTCAGTGTGTCGGTCAGGGAGACGACGAGATCGCCACCGCTATCGGAAATATCCGTGCCGTAGAAGCCGAAAGCCGAGATTGGATTGAGCAGAAAGTTGATTGACAGGGTGGAGCCGAAGCCGGCATCCAGATGCATTGAGGGCGATGTTGAGAATTGGCCGACGGGATTGCTGTTCGTCGCGATAACGGTGCCGCCGATGGAGCTCAGTGTCGCACTCAGATTGCCGGAGGAGCCCGGGAATGAGAGTGTCAGCGGAGACGATTGACCATTGGCGAAAGCTGAGAAGCTTTCATTGCCGACCGAGGTCAGGCCATTCAGGAAGTTGGTGCGGGCAGTTACGGCGTTGCCACCTACCGGAACAACGCCACCTGGATTGGTGTCCACTCCATAGTAGGTGACTGGAGCAGCAAGGGCTGCTCCGCTGCAGCCGAGAAGTGCTGCTGAAAAAAGCAGTGACCGTGATGATCTCTTGAACATTGTAAACCCCCTTGATTAGTCAAACCGTCTCGGTTTGGAATTGGTTTCTGGGTTAAAGCAGAAATCGGGCCACAATGCAGGTTATTGATTTGATATGCAGTTGGCGATGATGATCGCGTATTGTGTAAAGAAATTCGACAGTAATCAGATGTGCGATCGGAGCGAGCGTACTGTCGCGAGGCGACGACTGTTTTTCACATCTTTGCCACGCAGTCGCGAGTG harbors:
- the minC gene encoding septum site-determining protein MinC, with amino-acid sequence MAKDSPIQFKGTTLKIIQTQLRTTDFATLHAALGELTGNSPDFFEDELAVLDFSNAEDLPEGADWGQICQLFRSSGLTAVATHGLPEALAAAASAAGLPPLGRDALSRAPRAKPVEPAPTPAPAPAPVAAPQEPAPPAAREAAPSTVTLDKPLRSGQRFYARGSDLIVMAMVSAGAEVIADGNIHVYAPLRGRALAGASGDKTARIFTTSLEAELVSVAGLYRTFEAGVPVELARQPATISLSEEGGEARLTVAPLALR
- the gpmI gene encoding 2,3-bisphosphoglycerate-independent phosphoglycerate mutase, which translates into the protein MLQKLSSFAGVPGPVVIIVMDGYGIPQSAAGSAIAAARKPTLDRLFADFPNIRLRAHGTAVGMPSDDDMGNSEVGHNAIGAGQVYSQGASLVADAIASGALWQGEAWQQIVAGAKAGRGVVHFIGLFSDGNVHSHIDHLKAMVVQAKAEGVKTVRIHALLDGRDVPETSALDYVVPFEAFLGEISGDGFDARIASGGGRQFITMDRYDANWSMVEKGWKTHVLGEGQQFATATAAVNGLREQNQGTIDQDLPAFVIGENGKAIGTVEDGDSVVFFNFRGDRAIEISRAFEESAFDKFDRVRTPRVTYAGMLQYDGDLKLPARFLVAPPAIRNTMGEWFGKAGLTQFACSETQKFGHVTYFWNGNRSGKFEGETWQEVPSDVVPFEQRPWMKAAEIADAMIAALQSGQYKTLRCNFANGDMVGHTGNFRAATMAIEAVDLSLARVLQAVDAAGGVALITADHGNADEMYELDKKTKEPARHKDGSFKAKTAHTLNPVPLILYDTVSGGKLGLKQTATAGLANLAGTVANLLGLEKHPAWEESLLDFR
- a CDS encoding PEP-CTERM sorting domain-containing protein, which gives rise to MFKRSSRSLLFSAALLGCSGAALAAPVTYYGVDTNPGGVVPVGGNAVTARTNFLNGLTSVGNESFSAFANGQSSPLTLSFPGSSGNLSATLSSIGGTVIATNSNPVGQFSTSPSMHLDAGFGSTLSINFLLNPISAFGFYGTDISDSGGDLVVSLTDTLNNVTTFNIIQNAGGINDGNVLFWGFIDTGVTYSNVSIRNTSSSDRFGFDDMVIGDRGQINNVPEPGALLLFGTALAGMLFRQRRKAA